One region of Vitis vinifera cultivar Pinot Noir 40024 chromosome 1, ASM3070453v1 genomic DNA includes:
- the LOC100242187 gene encoding protein FLX-like 3 isoform X1 — MAGRNRMPRNPNGFRGFRDGPPNPDGFRGFRDGPPPVLNRGPGPLPLHPVAMEEELELQHRELQRIVAENRHVIDDNTMLQSELAAAKDDIHRLGQIIPKLRADREVQARELIDRGLKLEADLRAVEPLRTEVIQLRAEAQKLNASRQDLSAQVQGLTQDVARLQAENQQLIAMRADIDRMRKELAEARRAFEYEKKANEEQLEQKQAMEKNLISMAREIEKLRADQLNTDRRARGLGGGGGYGLLNGSPEMRYPGGAFGDGYGGVWGPYDKRGPPRR; from the exons ATGGCAGGTAGAAACCGTATGCCTCGTAATCCTAATGGTTTCCGAGGTTTTCGTGATGGCCCTCCTAATCCTGATGGATTCCGAGGTTTTCGTGATGGCCCTCCGCCTGTTTTGAACCGTGGACCAGGACCACTTCCTCTTCACCCTGTAGCTATGGAGGAGGAACTTGAACTTCAACATAGAGAACTCCAGAGGATTGTTGCGGAGAATCGGCATGTGATTGATGATAATACAATGCTTCAGAGTGAGTTGGCTGCTGCAAAAGATGACATTCACAGATTGGGTCAGATCATTCCGAAACTCCGTGCTGACAGGGAGGTACAGGCAAGGGAGTTGATTGACAGAGGATTGAAGCTAGAAGCTGATCTCCGTGCTGTTGAGCCTCTGAGGACTGAGGTTATTCAATTAAGAGCTGAAGCCCAGAAATTAAACGCTTCGCGTCAAGATTTGTCTGCACAAGTTCAGGGTCTCACGCAGGATGTTGCTCGATTGCAAGCTGAGAATCAACAACTTATTGCCATGAGGGCTGATATTGATAGGATGCGCAAGGAACTAGCAGAGGCCAG GAGAGCTTTTGAATATGAGAAGAAAGCAAACGAGGAGCAATTAGAACAAAAGCAAGCAATGGAAAAAAACCTCATTTCGATGGCTCGCGAAATAGAGAAACTACGAGCTGATCAATTGAACACAGATAGGAGAGCAAGGGGACTAG gtggtggtggtggttatGGACTGCTGAATGGAAGTCCTGAGATGAGATATCCAGGTGGTGCATTTGGTGATGGTTATGGTGGAGTCTGGGGACCATATGATAAGCGTGGTCCACCCCGACGATGA
- the LOC100252441 gene encoding 3-ketoacyl-CoA synthase 6 has product MPQASPELSSSVKLKYVKLGYQYLVNHILTLLLIPIMVGVLIEVLRLGPDEILNLWNSLHFDLVQILCSSFLIIFATTVYFMSKPRSIYLVDYACYKPPVMLRVPFATFMEHARLVLSSQPKSVEFQTRILERSGLGEETCLPLTVHYIPPRPTMEAARDEAQLVIFSAMDSLLNKTGLKPKDIDILIVNCSIFSPTPSLSAMVINKYKMRSNIKSFNLSGMGCSAGLISIDLARDLLQVHPNSNAVVVSTEIITPNCYQGNQRAMLVPNCLFRMGGAAILLTNRRWEHRRAKYRLVHVVRTHKGADDKAYRCVMEEEDPEGKVGISLSKDLMVIAGEALKTNITTTGPLVLPASEQLLFLLTLIGRKIFKQNWKPYIPDFKLAFEHFCIHAGGRAVIDELQQNLQLSAEHVEASRMALHRFGNTSSSSLWYELSYIEAKGRMKKGDRIWQIAFGSGFKCNSAIWKCNRSIEPPRDGPWLDCIHRYPVHIPEVVKL; this is encoded by the coding sequence ATGCCTCAAGCCTCGCCTGAGCTTTCCAGCTCCGTCAAGCTCAAGTATGTCAAGCTTGGCTACCAGTATCTTGTCAACCACATTCTCACCCTATTGCTCATACCTATCATGGTTGGTGTTCTCATTGAAGTTCTCCGTTTGGGTCCAGACGAGATTCTCAACCTTTGGAACTCTCTTCATTTTGATCTTGTCCAAATCCTTTGCTCTTCTTTTCTCATCATCTTCGCTACCACTGTCTACTTCATGTCCAAGCCACGATCCATTTATCTGGTAGACTACGCATGTTACAAGCCTCCGGTGATGCTCCGGGTTCCATTTGCGACCTTCATGGAGCATGCTAGGCTCGTCTTGAGCTCGCAGCCTAAAAGTGTTGAATTCCAAACGAGAATTCTGGAACGATCCGGGCTTGGAGAGGAGACTTGTTTGCCTCTCACGGTCCATTATATACCCCCTAGGCCGACGATGGAGGCAGCGAGAGACGAAGCGCAGCTTGTTATATTTTCTGCCATGGATTCTTTGTTGAATAAAACTGGGCTTAAGCCTAAAGATATCGATATTCTTATCGTGAATTGTAGTATCTTCTCACCAACGCCGTCTTTATCGGCTATGGTGATCAATAAGTACAAGATGAGAAGCAACATAAAGAGCTTCAATCTCTCTGGGATGGGGTGCAGTGCAGGGCTGATCTCCATTGATTTGGCTCGCGATCTTCTCCAAGTTCATCCCAATTCCAATGCTGTTGTTGTTAGCACAGAGATCATAACACCGAATTGTTACCAAGGGAATCAGAGAGCAATGCTTGTTCCCAACTGTCTATTCCGAATGGGTGGAGCTGCTATTCTTCTAACCAACCGTAGATGGGAACACAGGCGGGCAAAGTACCGTCTTGTTCACGTGGTTAGAACCCACAAAGGAGCCGACGATAAAGCTTACCGCTGCGTGATGGAAGAGGAAGACCCAGAAGGCAAAGTAGGGATATCGCTCTCCAAAGATCTCATGGTCATAGCTGGAGAGGCTCTCAAGACCAACATCACCACCACTGGCCCTCTCGTCCTTCCTGCATCAGAGCAACTTCTGTTTCTTCTCACACTCATTGGCCGCAAAATCTTCAAACAAAACTGGAAGCCTTATATCCCAGACTTCAAGCTAGCTTTCGAGCACTTCTGCATCCACGCTGGCGGGCGTGCAGTGATCGATGAACTACAGCAGAACCTGCAGCTCTCGGCCGAGCACGTGGAGGCATCACGGATGGCGTTGCACCGTTTTGGGAACACATCTTCATCATCACTATGGTATGAGCTGAGCTACATTGAAGCAAAGGGGAGGATGAAGAAGGGTGATAGAATTTGGCAGATAGCGTTCGGGAGTGGGTTCAAGTGTAACAGCGCTATTTGGAAATGCAACCGCAGCATCGAGCCACCGAGGGATGGGCCTTGGCTTGATTGTATTCACAGGTACCCAGTTCACATTCCTGAAGTGGTCAAGCTCTAG
- the LOC100242187 gene encoding protein FLX-like 3 isoform X2, protein MAGRNRMPRNPNGFRGFRDGPPPVLNRGPGPLPLHPVAMEEELELQHRELQRIVAENRHVIDDNTMLQSELAAAKDDIHRLGQIIPKLRADREVQARELIDRGLKLEADLRAVEPLRTEVIQLRAEAQKLNASRQDLSAQVQGLTQDVARLQAENQQLIAMRADIDRMRKELAEARRAFEYEKKANEEQLEQKQAMEKNLISMAREIEKLRADQLNTDRRARGLGGGGGYGLLNGSPEMRYPGGAFGDGYGGVWGPYDKRGPPRR, encoded by the exons ATGGCAGGTAGAAACCGTATGCCTCGTAATCCTAATGGTTTCCGAG GTTTTCGTGATGGCCCTCCGCCTGTTTTGAACCGTGGACCAGGACCACTTCCTCTTCACCCTGTAGCTATGGAGGAGGAACTTGAACTTCAACATAGAGAACTCCAGAGGATTGTTGCGGAGAATCGGCATGTGATTGATGATAATACAATGCTTCAGAGTGAGTTGGCTGCTGCAAAAGATGACATTCACAGATTGGGTCAGATCATTCCGAAACTCCGTGCTGACAGGGAGGTACAGGCAAGGGAGTTGATTGACAGAGGATTGAAGCTAGAAGCTGATCTCCGTGCTGTTGAGCCTCTGAGGACTGAGGTTATTCAATTAAGAGCTGAAGCCCAGAAATTAAACGCTTCGCGTCAAGATTTGTCTGCACAAGTTCAGGGTCTCACGCAGGATGTTGCTCGATTGCAAGCTGAGAATCAACAACTTATTGCCATGAGGGCTGATATTGATAGGATGCGCAAGGAACTAGCAGAGGCCAG GAGAGCTTTTGAATATGAGAAGAAAGCAAACGAGGAGCAATTAGAACAAAAGCAAGCAATGGAAAAAAACCTCATTTCGATGGCTCGCGAAATAGAGAAACTACGAGCTGATCAATTGAACACAGATAGGAGAGCAAGGGGACTAG gtggtggtggtggttatGGACTGCTGAATGGAAGTCCTGAGATGAGATATCCAGGTGGTGCATTTGGTGATGGTTATGGTGGAGTCTGGGGACCATATGATAAGCGTGGTCCACCCCGACGATGA
- the LOC100247323 gene encoding homocysteine S-methyltransferase 1: MGKTSSLLEDLIEKAGGCAVVDGGFATQLEIHGATINDPLWSALCLIKDPDLIKRVHLEYLEAGADILVTSSYQATIPGFLSKGLSIEEGELLLERSVRLAVEARDKFWDVTKRVPGHGYNRALVAASIGSYGAYLADGSEYSGCYGPDMNLDKLKDFHRRRLQVLVRSCPDLLAFETIPNKLEAQACVELLEEENVQIPSWICFSSVDGENAPSGESFKECLDIINKSKKVNAVGINCAPPHFLESLICKFKELTEKPIVVYPNSGEVWDGRAKRWLPSKCFGDDKFELYATKWRDLGAKLIGGCCRTTPSTIRAISKVLKEMS, encoded by the exons ATGGGGAAGACCAGTTCGTTGTTGGAGGATCTGATAGAGAAGGCTGGTGGGTGCGCCGTGGTCGATGGAGGGTTCGCAACCCAGTTGGAGATTCATGGTGCAACCATTAACGACCCTCTGTGGAGCGCTCTTTGTTTGATCAAAGACCCTGACCTCATCAAACGG GTTCACTTGGAATATTTGGAGGCTGGTGCCGATATATTGGTGACTTCATCTTACCAG GCCACAATTCCTGGATTTCTGTCTAAGGGACTTTCCATTGAAGAAGGGGAGTTGTTACTTGAAAGGAGTGTCAGATTGGCTGTTGAAGCACGTGATAAATTTTGGGATGTCACGAAAAGGGTTCCTGGACATGGCTATAATCGAGCTTTAGTCGCAGCTTCCATAGGAAGCTATGGAGCATATCTTGCTGATGGTTCAGAATACAG TGGGTGTTATGGGCCAGATATGAATCTAGATAAGCTGAAGGATTTTCACCGGCGCAGATTACAAGTTCTTGTGAGATCATGTCCAGATCTGTTGGCCTTTGAGACCATTCCTAATAAACTTGAAGCTCAG GCTTGTGTTGAGTTGCTTGAAGAGGAAAATGTGCAAATTCCATCTTGGATCTGCTTCAGCTCAGTAGATGGTGAGAATGCACCATCAGGAGAGAGTTTTAAGGAGTGCCTAGATATCATAAATAAGAGTAAAAAAGTAAATGCAGTTGGAATCAATTGTGCACCACCCCATTTCCTTGAGAGCCTCATCTGCAAATTCAAGGAG TTGACTGAGAAGCCAATAGTTGTTTATCCCAATAGTGGTGAGGTATGGGACGGTAGAGCCAAGAGATGGCTG CCATCAAAGTGTTTCGGTGATGACAAATTTGAGTTGTATGCAACAAAATGGCGTGATTTGGGTGCTAAACTCATTGGAGGGTGTTGCCGGACCACACCTTCCACCATTCGAGCCATTTCAAAGGTTCTAAAAGAGATGTCCTGA